Below is a genomic region from Pseudazoarcus pumilus.
CGAAGCTCGCCGCCACCAGCAGCGGCGCGACGCCGTTGGGCAGCATGTGACGGAACAGGATGGAGCGCAGCGGCAGGCCGCAGGCGATGGCCGCCTGCACGAAGTCCTGCTCGCGCAGGCGCAGGAATTCGGCGCGCACGTAGCGCGCATAGCCCGACCACGAGGTGATGCCGATGATGATCATCATCATGTAGATCGAGCGGCCGAAGAAGGCCACGAAGGTGAGCAGCAGGAACAGCGTCGGGATGGCCTCGAAGATCTCCACCAGACGCATGCCGATGATGTCGACCACGCCCGAGAAATAGCCCATCAAGCCGCCGATGATGGTGCCGATGACCAGGGCGATGCCGGTCGCGATGAAGCCGATGCCCAGCGCCACGCGCGCGGCGTGGATCATGCGTGCAGCCACATCCGCGCCGTTGTCCTCGGTGCCGAACCAGTGCGTGCGACCGTCGTGCGCCTTGAGTGGCGCCTCGATACCGGTGTCGCCGTAGTCGCGCAGATAGTCCTTGGCCGAATACGGAATCGGCGCGCGCACCACCGTCTCCACGCGGCCGGCTGTCTCCCACTCCCGGTACTGCTCGTAGATCGCAAGCTGCGGCGGCGCCACCGTAAACCATGCGATCGCAGCGGCGACGCCCACCGACGCGAACCAGCCCAGCAGGCGCAGCAGTCCGTGGCCGGGCAGGCGCCACGCAACCAGCGCCAGCACGAAGGCAGCCAGCCAGCTCCAGTCGGCCCAGTCCAGATGCTCGATCACCGGAAAGCGCGCCTGACCGTCGAGCACCAGGTACAGCGGATGGCTGTTGGCGAGCAGCGGCGCGAACACCGCCATCAGCGCCAGCAGCGCGATCCACGCCAGACCCAGGCGCGCACCGATGCGCACCAGCACGGCGGCGAGAACGCGGCGCGACCACGGCTTCGATGGCTGCATGGCGGCGGTAGCCGTGTCAGTCATAGCTCACCCTCGGGTCGGCGATGGCGTAGGCCAGATCGGCCAGCAGATAGCCGGCCAGCGTCAGCAGGCCGGAAATGAGCGTCACCGACAGCACCAGTTCGCGGTCGCGCGTCTGCACCGCCTCGACCGCGAGCTTGCCCATGCCGTCGATCGAGAACAGGCTCTCGACGATCACCGAGCCGGCCAGCAGGCTGGGCAGCAGCGTGGCGGAGACCGTGATCAGCGGCAGCAGCGAGTTGCGGAAGACATGGCGCCACAGCACGGTCTCCTCGTCCACGCCCTTGGCGCGCGCGGTGCGCGCGTAATCGGCCGCGAGATTCTCGAGCAGGGAGGCGCGCGTGAGCTTGGCGAGAAAGGCCAGCCCGCCGTAGGACAGCGTGACCACCGGCAGCACCAGATGCCAGCTGCGGTCGAACAGATAGCCCGCCTGCACCACTTCGGCGCCGACCGCGCGCGCGATGCCGATCCCCAGCATCAGCCCCACACCTCCGGCGAGCGCGATGCGCAGCGCCGTGCCCGGAATGCCCGCCAGCGCACCGAGCAGCGCCGCGCCGCTGGCGGCCAGCATCAGGTGCAGCACGCCGGGCATCGCGCCGGCGACGTCTGCCGCCATGAGCCAGCCAAGCATCGCGCCCAGCACGGCGCCGCCGATGCGCCGCGCACCCCGTGGCGCGCGCGCCGCGCCCCACACCAGCAGCGCCGTGCCCAGCGCCGCACAGACGAGCATCAGCAGCACGTCGGAGCCGCTCGCAAGCCACGGCAGAAAGGTCTGGTCCAAGGCTTCGCGGCGCACCAACCCACCGGTAGGGAACCAGCGCCAGTGCTGCTCGGACGCGAGAAAGCCGATGAACAGCACGCCAGCGAGCATGGTCGGCACCGACCACAGGCCCAGCAGCACGACGTTGGAAGCGACATCGAAACGCCCGCCACGCGAGCGCGCCGCCTGCACGCCGATGGCGATCGACACCGCGTAGATCAGCGGGATCGACAGCAGGTTGAGCAGGATCGTGATCGGCAGCCGCTCGGCCAGCAGGTCGGTGACGGGGCGGCCATAGCGGAAACTCGTGCCCAGGTCCGGGCCCTTGGTGAACGAAAACGCACCCAGCGTGCCGTCGGCCTCGCGCTCGAAACCCACCGGCGAGATGTTGTTGAGCCAGCGCAGATACTGCACCGGCGCGGGCTGGTCGAGGCCGTAGAGGCGGTTGTAGTAGTCCTCCAGCGCCTTGCGCGCCTCGGGCTCGAGGTTGGTGCCGTCGACCAGGGTGTTCGCGCTGATGCCGCCGGGTGCGGCGGCCATCACAGCGAACACGATCACCGTGATGCCGAACAGCGTCGGCACCATCAGCAACACGCGGCGCAGCAGATAGGTCAGCATGGCGGGTTCAAGGCTGCCGCTGTTTCGCCGCCGGCACCCACACCTCCACCGGTACCGCCAGCAGGTTCAGGCCCAGCGCGGTGTTTTCCAGCCCCTCGATGCGCTCGTCGACAAAGGCCAGGGTCTGGCGGCGGAACAGGAAGGTGTAGGGCTGGTCCTCGACCATCACGCGCTCGGCCTGCTGCCACAGGGCCATGCGGCGCGCCTCGTCGACCTCGGAGCGGGCGGCGTCGATCAGGCGATCGAGTTCGGCATTGCGGTAGCTGACGAAGTTGTCCCCGCCGTCGACGATCTGGCTCGAGTGAAACATCTGGTAGATGTCGATTTCCACGCCCGAGGTCCAGCCCAGCGTGATCGCGTCGAAGTCCTTGCGGTCGATGTTCTCCAGCATCACCGACCATTCGGTC
It encodes:
- a CDS encoding ABC transporter permease, with translation MTDTATAAMQPSKPWSRRVLAAVLVRIGARLGLAWIALLALMAVFAPLLANSHPLYLVLDGQARFPVIEHLDWADWSWLAAFVLALVAWRLPGHGLLRLLGWFASVGVAAAIAWFTVAPPQLAIYEQYREWETAGRVETVVRAPIPYSAKDYLRDYGDTGIEAPLKAHDGRTHWFGTEDNGADVAARMIHAARVALGIGFIATGIALVIGTIIGGLMGYFSGVVDIIGMRLVEIFEAIPTLFLLLTFVAFFGRSIYMMMIIIGITSWSGYARYVRAEFLRLREQDFVQAAIACGLPLRSILFRHMLPNGVAPLLVAASFGVASAILAEATLSFLGLGLVDDPSWGQMLNQAVQSSTFNWWLAVFPGGAIFLTVFAYNLVGEALRDAVDPHTQRSGRAA
- a CDS encoding ABC transporter permease, with protein sequence MLTYLLRRVLLMVPTLFGITVIVFAVMAAAPGGISANTLVDGTNLEPEARKALEDYYNRLYGLDQPAPVQYLRWLNNISPVGFEREADGTLGAFSFTKGPDLGTSFRYGRPVTDLLAERLPITILLNLLSIPLIYAVSIAIGVQAARSRGGRFDVASNVVLLGLWSVPTMLAGVLFIGFLASEQHWRWFPTGGLVRREALDQTFLPWLASGSDVLLMLVCAALGTALLVWGAARAPRGARRIGGAVLGAMLGWLMAADVAGAMPGVLHLMLAASGAALLGALAGIPGTALRIALAGGVGLMLGIGIARAVGAEVVQAGYLFDRSWHLVLPVVTLSYGGLAFLAKLTRASLLENLAADYARTARAKGVDEETVLWRHVFRNSLLPLITVSATLLPSLLAGSVIVESLFSIDGMGKLAVEAVQTRDRELVLSVTLISGLLTLAGYLLADLAYAIADPRVSYD